The genomic DNA GATGAGACAGCCGCCGTTTTCGATGTGATCGAGTACCGCGGCTCTCATGCTGCTGTCGCGCGGGGCTGTGGAGAGGTCGTGGACATAGGGACCGAAGATGCGATCGAGGCTGCTGTATTTGCTGCGCGAGTTGAGTGGGAAGAGATAACATTCGCGCTGGAAGCGAGCGATGTTGGAATTTTTGGAGAGTAAGTTCTGGTACGTGGGGTCGAGGAACCAGGATGTGCAACAGATCGCTTTGAAGGGACGGTCGGGGAAGTGTTTGGGGAAGAATTTGGCGACCTGACGGAGGGAGTCGCCGCAATTTTCAAATGCCATTGGTCCGTCTTCGGGGATGTGAATTTCGAGGATGGGATCGCCTTCAGTGAGGACGCAATTCCAGTGAGCGCGAGGGAGGCCGACCGGCTGGCGTTGTGCGTGGCCGTTGGGGTGTATGGGATTGCCGATGATATGGGTCGAGGTTTCGGTGCGTTCAGATGTCCAGGCTTGTGGGTCTTCCCGTTCGCCCGCGCCGTTGAAGTTGCCGTCGGTGCGAAATTCCAATCCGGATTCGCACAGGAGACACAGATGTGTAGAGGTGCGATGGCGGTACGCGCGCATTTTCTGGCGAAAGGGTCCGATTTTGTATTGCAGGCGTCCTACGCGATAGAGGTCGCCGTTGAGATGGCCGAGCAGCCAGGGCAAGATGCGCGTGCATAGCCCCCAGGTGCCGGGTTCGCCCGGGTGGAAGAAACGATCGTTTTTGAAAATGCCGATGTCGTGGTATTGTTGCGCCCAGACGTACGTGTCGCGGCAGGTGAGGCGGGTGATGTGTTCGGGTATGTCGCGCGATTGGTGGTAGGTGCGGAGTTGTGGTATGCCCGAGAGCGCGATGAGGAGATAAAAGGCACCGCCGTAATTGCCGAGTACGGGGGCGAGGAGGGGCCAGTCGCGGGTTGCCGAGTTCTGGGTGCTTTTGTCGATGAAGAGCAGGCGATGGGCATGCCAGGCCATGTGCGCGAGGTCGGGATCGGCGGCGATTTGTTTGGCGGCGCGGATTGCGAAGTTTATGGCGTTGGGCGGAAGATTTGCCCAGTCGCCGTTTTCGCGGATGGCTTCGGGCTGAAGAAAGGGGAGGTTGCCGGGGAATGTTGCGGCGGATTTTTCCCAATGGATGTCGAGGCCAGTATTTCTTAGAAGGGAGATGAGTTTGGGAGGCATTCGGGGTAGAATCATCAAGAGAGTTTAAGTATTCAGCAACCGTGCGTGAGCGACTTCTCGGCTACCAGTTGGACGTATCTCATCAGCCATCAATGTTGTGACGCCAATGGTTTTTCCATCCAATGTGAGAAATTCTACCTCATAACCTCGACCTGCTTGATGTACAAGTACAACAGTTCCTATATCGCCCAGGCAAAGGCCAAATTCTTTCAAATTACGCATTAAAATAATCTGATCGTTTTCTTGTATGGTTTTCATAGCTATCCTCAAATTACATTTACTGTAAAATATATCCTTCAAATCACTCAAAGACAAGC from Gemmatimonadota bacterium includes the following:
- a CDS encoding DUF4926 domain-containing protein; this encodes MKTIQENDQIILMRNLKEFGLCLGDIGTVVLVHQAGRGYEVEFLTLDGKTIGVTTLMADEIRPTGSREVAHARLLNT